One Candidatus Rokuibacteriota bacterium genomic region harbors:
- a CDS encoding radical SAM protein, translating to MEPQWGARAYEFIARPTERRGQILHPFAIPCMQGVLALNVTRGCAHSCAYCYCRAYPEAPPPGQLPVYENLPARLEAELAKMRRLPRAVSLCTASDPFQPFASVLGVTYRAAELLLERGITVTFLTKGWIPEEFIALFGRYRQQVKARIGLLSLDPRYHRLFEPGSALAEARLDNVRRLKEAGVAVGVRHDPVIPGVTDESDELDRLFRALAAEEITHLDVGYLYVRPGIARLLADELPPAVSRPLLRRFRGGPIAAVAASTSTQLLPADLRIRSFFKLRMTAREHGISPILCRCKNPDLDAAGRCQGSRELAYPVLPRHARQLSLALA from the coding sequence GTGGAGCCTCAATGGGGAGCTCGCGCCTATGAGTTCATCGCCCGGCCGACAGAGCGGCGCGGGCAGATCCTCCACCCGTTCGCGATTCCGTGCATGCAGGGAGTGCTTGCCCTCAACGTGACTCGCGGCTGCGCCCACTCCTGCGCGTATTGCTACTGCCGTGCCTATCCCGAGGCGCCGCCGCCGGGGCAGCTCCCGGTCTATGAGAACCTTCCGGCCAGGCTCGAAGCGGAGCTGGCGAAGATGCGACGGCTTCCGCGGGCCGTCAGCCTCTGCACGGCCAGCGACCCGTTCCAGCCCTTTGCGAGCGTCCTGGGCGTGACCTACCGGGCAGCGGAGCTCCTGCTCGAGCGGGGGATCACCGTCACGTTTCTCACCAAAGGGTGGATCCCCGAGGAGTTCATCGCGCTCTTCGGTCGCTACCGGCAGCAGGTCAAGGCCCGCATCGGGCTCTTGTCGCTCGACCCGCGCTACCACCGGCTCTTCGAGCCGGGAAGCGCGCTCGCCGAGGCGAGGCTTGACAACGTCAGGCGGCTCAAGGAGGCAGGAGTGGCAGTGGGAGTGAGGCACGATCCGGTGATCCCCGGGGTAACGGACGAGTCGGACGAGCTCGACCGCCTCTTCAGGGCGCTCGCCGCCGAGGAGATCACCCACCTGGACGTGGGTTACCTCTACGTGCGCCCCGGCATCGCGCGGCTCCTGGCTGATGAGCTGCCGCCCGCCGTTTCACGGCCCTTGCTGAGGCGGTTCAGGGGAGGACCGATCGCCGCGGTAGCGGCGTCGACCTCGACCCAGCTCCTTCCGGCCGATCTGCGAATCCGGAGCTTCTTCAAGCTGCGCATGACCGCGCGCGAGCATGGGATTAGTCCGATCCTCTGCCGCTGCAAGAACCCGGACCTCGACGCAGCGGGCCGCTGCCAGGGCTCCCGCGAGCTGGCCTATCCCGTGCTGCCGCGCCACGCCCGGCAGCTCTCCCTCGCGCTCGCCTGA
- a CDS encoding RNA-binding protein gives MPAKLFVGNLSFQATEEDLRELFQQAGTVESVRIVTDQFTGRPRGFGFVEMSTKEEATKAIEMLNGRLFRDRNLVVDEARPQPQRGSGPRGDRGPRGGGGGWRR, from the coding sequence ATGCCCGCAAAGCTGTTCGTCGGTAACCTTTCCTTTCAGGCCACCGAGGAGGACCTGCGGGAGCTGTTCCAGCAGGCCGGCACGGTTGAGTCGGTGCGGATCGTGACGGATCAGTTCACCGGCCGGCCCCGCGGCTTCGGCTTCGTGGAAATGTCCACGAAGGAGGAGGCCACCAAGGCGATCGAGATGCTGAACGGCCGGCTTTTCCGCGACCGGAACCTGGTGGTGGACGAAGCCCGACCTCAGCCCCAGCGCGGCTCAGGCCCGCGGGGTGATCGCGGCCCTCGAGGAGGAGGTGGCGGCTGGCGGCGGTAA
- a CDS encoding DUF309 domain-containing protein produces the protein MTLPLPLRNRLAELILDAFRERDARSVLGALGRYCQEGLVSAAALPSGFPVEFFDQRNGRLALKGAYGAFRDELCERVRRAWSVVKEWPASGHDLSLGQALEQAAALFDVRLDFEVHELLEPFWVAAQGPVREALQGFIQVAVGYHHLASGNVAGARSLLAEGSARLRGQRLAELDLDLFAQAVQRSLDAVDRPEASGKFDWSLVPPFPRLR, from the coding sequence GTGACGCTGCCCCTTCCGCTGAGAAACCGGCTCGCCGAGCTGATCCTCGACGCCTTCCGGGAACGGGACGCGCGCTCCGTCCTGGGCGCCCTCGGTCGTTACTGCCAGGAGGGCTTGGTGTCCGCTGCCGCCCTTCCCTCAGGGTTTCCCGTGGAGTTCTTCGACCAGCGCAACGGCCGCCTCGCCCTCAAGGGGGCATACGGTGCCTTTCGCGACGAGCTCTGTGAGCGCGTGAGGCGCGCCTGGTCGGTGGTGAAGGAGTGGCCGGCTTCGGGCCATGATCTCTCGCTCGGTCAGGCCCTCGAGCAGGCCGCCGCCCTTTTCGACGTCCGCCTCGACTTCGAGGTCCACGAGCTGTTGGAGCCGTTCTGGGTGGCCGCTCAGGGACCTGTCCGGGAGGCGTTACAGGGCTTCATCCAGGTCGCAGTCGGGTATCACCATCTTGCGAGCGGAAACGTTGCGGGTGCCCGGAGCTTGCTGGCTGAGGGGAGCGCCAGATTGCGGGGCCAGCGTCTCGCGGAGCTGGATCTCGACCTTTTCGCGCAGGCGGTGCAGCGGTCGCTCGACGCTGTCGACCGGCCCGAGGCTTCGGGGAAATTCGACTGGAGCCTCGTCCCGCCGTTTCCGCGGCTGCGCTGA
- a CDS encoding DinB family protein — MKHPRCPICKAPHTLLKGRPLRVLRATARALAGLVRRTRRPLLARRQKPGQWSAVEVMAHLADVEIAAGFRIRKIVSEPRPALTAYDQEAWAKALRYPRQDPRSLLHTFRAVRESNLRILRSLAPVQRRRVGVHSEYGPLRLDQLVEHLAEHDLNHLNQIRQNLRRRAARR; from the coding sequence GTGAAGCACCCCCGCTGCCCGATCTGCAAGGCTCCACACACGCTCCTCAAGGGGCGCCCGCTTCGCGTCCTGCGCGCGACAGCCCGGGCGCTCGCCGGACTCGTCCGCCGGACTCGGCGTCCGCTCCTGGCGCGCCGCCAGAAGCCTGGCCAGTGGTCTGCCGTCGAGGTGATGGCTCATCTGGCGGATGTCGAGATCGCCGCGGGCTTCCGCATCCGGAAGATCGTCTCCGAACCGCGGCCCGCGCTCACGGCCTACGATCAGGAAGCCTGGGCGAAGGCGCTTCGGTATCCCCGCCAGGATCCGCGCTCGCTCCTGCACACGTTTCGGGCCGTCAGGGAATCCAACCTCCGGATCCTCCGCTCGCTGGCTCCGGTCCAGCGGCGCCGGGTTGGCGTCCACTCGGAATACGGCCCGCTCCGCCTCGACCAGCTTGTGGAGCACCTGGCCGAGCACGACTTGAACCACCTGAACCAGATCCGCCAGAACCTGCGGAGGCGCGCTGCCCGCCGGTGA